Part of the Phycisphaerales bacterium genome, CCGTGGGCGGGTCGGAGTTCATCGGCGGCGAATTCGTCGGCCTCCTGCCGCGATGGCCCGGCTGCCTCACCTGCCGAGCCGACCTCGATAGCGACGGCGAATTGACAATCTTCGACTTCCTTGCCTTCACCAACCTGTTCGACGCCGGCCTGCCCAGCGCCGACTTCGACGGCGATGGTGAGCTCACCATCTTCGACTTCCTCGCGTTCCAGGACGAGTTCGACGCGGGCTGCTGATCGCCACTGCATAAGCAAGCAATCAAACAGGCCCGGGACGAATCCGCCCCAGGCCTTTTTGTGTGTTTCGATCTGTCTGGAAGGCTCAGCCGGCTTTGTCGGCGCCCTTGGCGGTCTGGGCGTCCTTAAGGGCCTGGGCGTCCTCGATGGTCAGCGACTCTTCGCCCCCGCCCGTTACGGGGCTCTCGGACCCGATCGTTCCGAAGTTGAACTGCTTCTCGTCGCTCCAGTCGCTCAGGACGTTGTTGGTCAGGCGGGTGGCGACCTGATAGCCGATCCACTTGAGCCCGCCGGGCACGCTGGTGTCGGTCCAGGCCTTCTCGCCGGTCGTGTCCTGGTACTGGAAGTCGCTGGCCACGCCATCGACGGTCTCGTAGCGCCGCTGGATGACGAAGACCGAGCCCTGGCCCTTGTTGGCCTCGAAGGTGAGCACGAGGTTGCCGTTGGTCGTGCTGCGGAGCGCGAGCATGGCGGGCACGGGCGCCTCGGTGCGGGGCTCGGGGTCCTTGGGCTTGGGGATGCTGGCCTTGTCGTAGACGCTCTCGTCCTCGGTGGCGCGGGCGAAGCCGTCGACCTGGCCGACGAGGCCGCCCATGACGCTCCGCAGCTCGCCGACGATCGCGTCCTTCTCGGAAGTGCGCGTGACCGAGGCCAGCCGCGCGGCGATCGCCGAGCTGCGCAGCGCCTGGGCCGAATCCAGCTTTGCCTGCGCCGAGGCCACCTGTTCATCGGTCAAGCCGATGGTCGGCGGCACGCCGGTGGCGGCCCACAGGGCCAGGTGCTGCTGGGTCCAGGTGAGGAACGCTTCTTCCCGGTTGGGGAGTCGTGCCATTGCTCTATGCCTTCGTCCGGCGTTCGCCCGCCGCTGGCGGCCGCGGCGAACTGCCGCGGCCGAGGGGTTCATCGGTGGGTTCTGCGGGCCACTTCAGTGGTGGGCCAGAAGATTCCGCCATCGATCTTGTGTTGGGGTCCGATTACGTGGGCGGTGCGGGCTGGCGGGGCGTGAGGGGGGGTAACTGGGAAGGCACGAAGGCACTCAGGCACCCAGGCACGCAGGCACGAAGGGTTCGCCATCCCAACCCTTCGTGCCTGCGTGCCTTCGTGCCTCGGTGCCTCTCTTCAGCATCCCGCGTCGAACGCCGTCTGGAACGCCAGGAAGTCGAAGATGGTCAGCTCGCCGTCGCCGTCGAAATCGGCTTGGGCGTCGCCGTCCTGGAAGAGGTTGGCGAAGGCGAGGAAGTCGAAGATGGTGAGGGTGCCGTCGAGGTCGAGGTCGGCAACGCACACAAAGCAGGAAAGATCAAAGATGTCTACCGCGCCACGGTCCAAGCCGTCGATCGGGGTGTCCGCCGCACCGATTGCAACCATCCCGTCCGCCATGGCCATGCGATACCCGAATTCCACGCGCAGCTCCGCTGGCAATAAATCAGCGACCTGTTGCCAGCGACCATCGATGCCTCGTTGGAACAAGTAGGCAGCGCCACCACTCATTGCAGTTCGAACACGGATGGAGCCGACCGCGAGTAGATCTCCCGACAGCGCGAGAGAGACACCCAATTGGTCACCAGGCCCTCCGTCGGCGTGCGTCACGGTCTGCGCGAGTCGCCAAGGCCCGTCGGTCTGCAAGTGCCCATCGTTGCGCTCATAGATGTACACGGCCCCCTGGGCCGTCGCGGGGCTATCGGAGTTGATGCCCCCGATGGCAAGGGTGTCTCCGTCGATGGCGACCGAGTAGCCAAAGCGGGGGCCCTCAAGGACGTCGGGGGCAAGCAGCTTCTGTACCAGCCGCAAATCGCCGCCCGACAGTCGCTCATAGACATAGGCGGCGCCGCCATTGCCGGCGATCGTCCGCTCGAGAGGCGAGCCGATGACGATCCACTCGTCGTTGAGATCGAATCCCCAGCCGAAGTCACTCCTGGTTCCAATCGCATCTTCGTTGAATAAATCGTGGGTTACCGCCCAATCGTCGCCTTGCTTGTGATAGACGAGAACCCTGCTCCCAGCCTTACCAACGATCGCCGTATCACCATGAAGCGCTAGGCGTTCGCCGTGGATGCCGCGTGCGTCGGGCGGGAACAGCGCCCCGGTTTCGACCCATCGCTCGCCATCAAAATCGAATACGTAGGGTACGCCCAGCCCCGGCCCCGCCGTGCTCAGCGACGCCGTCACGATAGCCCGATCGCCAT contains:
- a CDS encoding GC-type dockerin domain-anchored protein yields the protein MLGRARVQTTFGANHAYLCANVVEENQCSMYDCRMRNATLNVPIAALTCVGLVTTSCLAQCEPERIVSPSAEARDFGFGVGMTERHLIVGDRHDWSLCPTNPECSNGWAHAYRRTPDGGWEWAQDLVPASLAPGFAFGSAVVLDGDRAIVTASLSTAGPGLGVPYVFDFDGERWVETGALFPPDARGIHGERLALHGDTAIVGKAGSRVLVYHKQGDDWAVTHDLFNEDAIGTRSDFGWGFDLNDEWIVIGSPLERTIAGNGGAAYVYERLSGGDLRLVQKLLAPDVLEGPRFGYSVAIDGDTLAIGGINSDSPATAQGAVYIYERNDGHLQTDGPWRLAQTVTHADGGPGDQLGVSLALSGDLLAVGSIRVRTAMSGGAAYLFQRGIDGRWQQVADLLPAELRVEFGYRMAMADGMVAIGAADTPIDGLDRGAVDIFDLSCFVCVADLDLDGTLTIFDFLAFANLFQDGDAQADFDGDGELTIFDFLAFQTAFDAGC